A stretch of the Diprion similis isolate iyDipSimi1 chromosome 14, iyDipSimi1.1, whole genome shotgun sequence genome encodes the following:
- the LOC124414790 gene encoding ribonuclease H, giving the protein MPNLFASVSRLIFGTMEYFYAVAKGRNPGVYKTWDECKAEVNKFPRPVYKKFPSKAEAEDFVNSRGRPLLKPKSTREASALNKWPNKLENNLRYDQMEKRLKDWAKNTPSLTQLDIQTEASRIANELGIENFNQSGGWIKYHLECNPDIYKSLRIQSSGDKESDQRLNLERKLSSLESRISGLSTSGGSLPTRIRILEHTLHSMHQELHEIKRHLSTDTQGCFAPTNVRKRKKPNDTESAQDSDEDSRSSENSGTEKKFDIDTEGYVNVYTDGACSGNGTAKAVAGIGVWFGDEHPLNVSQPVADGCRATNNLAEIQAVTVAAKQAAKAGVKKLKINTDSQFLISCITQWMPKWKRNGWRKNNGQNVINKEELIEMETALQPLKIAWNHVNGHAGIRGNEMADALARAGAASQSTK; this is encoded by the exons ATGCCGAACTTGTTCGCCTCGGTCAGCAGATTGATATTCGGGACTATGGAATACTTTTACGCAGTTGCTAAGGGTCGGAATCCCGGCGTGTACAAAACCTG GGATGAGTGTAAGGCAGAAGTGAATAAATTTCCACGCCCGGTTTACAAGAAGTTTCCGTCAAAAGCAGAGGCTGAAGATTTTGTCAACAGTCGAGGGCGTCCCTTGCTTAAACCAAAGTCAACACGTGAGGCGAGCGCACTAAACAAATGGCCGAACAA ACTAGAAAACAATCTGCGCTACGATCAGATGGAAAAGCGATTGAAGGACTGGGCCAAGAATACACCGTCTCTCACTCAACTCGATATTCAGACAGAGGCGTCTAGGATCGCCAATGAATtgggaattgaaaatttcaaccaatCGGGAGGCTGGATCAAGTATCATCTCGAGTGTAATCCGGACATTTACAAGTCCTTGCGAATACAGAGCTCTGGCG aTAAAGAGTCGGACCAGCGGCTGAATTTGGAAAGAAAGTTATCGAGCTTGGAAAGCAGGATATCAGGCTTGTCCACATCAGGGGGCTCTCTTCCCACACGGATAAGAATATTGGAGCACACTTTGCACTCAATGCATCAGGAACTTCACGAAATTAAAAGACACTTGTCGACAGATACTCAAGGCTGTTTTGCACCAACTAATGTTAGAAAACGTAAAAAGCCAAACGACACAGAGAGCGCTCAAGACTCTGACGAGGATTCTAGAAGCAGCGAG AATTCCGggacagagaaaaaatttgacattgaCACCGAAGGATACGTCAATGTTTACACAGACGGTGCCTGCAGTGGAAATGGTACAGCAAAAGCAGTTGCAGGAATTGGTGTTTGGTTCGGGGATGAGCATCCCTT AAACGTGTCGCAACCTGTCGCGGATGGTTGTCGAGCGACGAACAACCTTGCAGAAATACAGGCTGTAACAGTGGCAGCTAAACAAGCAGCTAAAGCTGGagtaaaaaagttgaagataAATACCGATTCCCAATTTCTTATATCCTGTATAACGCAGTGGATGCCCAAGTGGAAAAGAAATGGATGGAGGAAGAATAATGGTCAAAATGTTATCAACAAGGAAGAACTTATCGAAATGGAGACTGCACTACAGCCTTTAAAGATTGCATGG AATCATGTAAACGGACACGCAGGCATTCGTGGCAACGAAATGGCAGATGCCTTGGCGAGAGCGGGCGCTGCTTCACAAAGTACGAAGTGA